From the Bacteriovorax sp. Seq25_V genome, the window TGTCGCATTTATTAATGAGTCAATGACTGGTGTTAAAGAGCTTACAAGATCTAAAGAAGTAATCATTAAGCCAAGATCAGCTGATAAGCCTGGTAAAGCTATTGTTAAAGCAACTGCGCATACTGAAATCTTTATACCACTTGAAGGTGTTATTGATCTTTCAGAGCAGGTTTCAAGACTTGAGAAAGAACTTTCTAAAGTTGAGAAAGAGTACGACAAAGTTGCTAAAAAACTTAATAACGAAAAGTTCATGGCAAATGCTCCTCAGGAAGTTAGAAATGAAGTTCAAGGCAAGGCCTCAGAGTTTGAAGCCCAAATGAACTCAATCAAAGAAAATATTCAAATGTTCAAATAATTTTTTTAAAGCTATCAGTTTACAAAATGTAGACTGGTAGCTTCTTTCAAATCTTATCCACAAACTTTCCTAAAAATTACGAATACTTGTAAGTAATTGTCAGTTTTAATCGCAAGAAAATATCTATAGTATTTAAGTACAACATTTTTTTGAATTGAGGACGGATTCTCTCTTAAAATCAAGGATGATTTATGTATCATTTACACGGAAGTGAATGGTTATGTATGGCGTATGCCCTAAAACCTTCGCGTCTATGGGCATACGTCATATAAACCTCTCGACAAAATTTCAAATAAAATTATTTTTTACAACTCAAAGCAGATAAGATCTTCTTGTAACGTGCGGTCTCCGACTTCTATCATTTGAGACTTGATAAATTCACCACCTTGCCTAAGGTAGAAATCACGAAATGGATTAGCTGCTAAAACACAGACATAAAAAGCTTTAATTCCATGTTTTTTAAACTCACTTTTAACAGCATCAAGAAGTGCTTTACCGATACCTTGCCCATGATATTTTTTTAACAGATATAAGGCATAGACTTCGCCCTCAATCCCGTGCTCATGTTCTCTTGCTATACCGTAATCGCAAAAGCCAATAACATCACCATCACTACCTGTAATCACGAAGGTACCGGACTTCTTCTCTTTGCGCGGGATAAAGCGGGCCCACATTTGTGCACGATCGGAGTATTTCAATGAATAAAGATAACTTTCTGAAACGATATTTTTATAGGTTTCCCACCAGCTATCAACGTGAACCCTGGCAAGACTAATGATATCCTCGAAGGTAGCTTGTCGAATTTTAGAGGTATCAATGGATGGTGGTATTTGGTCAGACCTCATACTATAAGGTTATCAATATTCCTTATTTGAGACAAGAGGGTAAATATCAGTTATCTACGAAGGTTCAAGTCTTAGAGAATAGAAGTTTATAATATAATCATAGACTTCAGATATAACTCGCAGATTTTTAACCTCATCAATTCCATATTGTACTAAATCAATACCTTCATATTTAAGAATCATCAATGAGCTATCCACGTAACCACAAGGAGAAAGATTAAAACCCATTTCCTTAACCAGTAGGGCTCGACATCCTTTGAGATGAGCTAGTTGTGTAAAGAGTAGATTTGAAGAGATAAAAAGATCGAAAGTCTCTAGTTTTGAGATAATTTCATCTTCATGCGACTGAAAAAACAAGCCCATTGCTTTCAATTTTTTAATAATTTCTCGATCATCTTCTTCTAAAGCTTCTTCTAAATGAGCTGGAACATAGAAGTATTTCTCAACTTCATCAAAGGTTGAAACCAAAGCTTCAATTCTCTCCAGGTAAAGTTCCTCATTAAAACGAGTTAAGTCCACACAGATTTTTTGATATTCTTTCTTTGTATCTGCTATCATCTTGATTGGTTTTGAATTTTTTAATTCTTCAACAAACTTTAGCACTGATAATTTCTTCTCGTCAGGAAATAGTCCTGAAAATGACTCCATTGAATGAGTATAGAAGTAGCTTTTAGGTCCGCCTGCAAGACCAATACGCTTCTTTGCTTTAAATGCCAGTCCAATAAAGGCTGAATGAAAGTCATTCACGTAGTCAATAAAATAATCAACATTGAAGACGTCATGAAGATTAGCTGCAAAATGATGTACTCCAAAAACGCTCTTCTCTTTCTCTTCAGGAATATTAAAAATATTGATCCTTTCCTTAAACCAGAAAGAATTATAAACACTCTTTTCATCGAGAATTAAATTTACTCGATTATCATTTTGAATTGTCACAATAGTCTCTAAAAGTGGTAATATCGCAACCATCTCTTCTTCTGTACCATGTAGTCTAATCAAAAAATTAAGCATTCTTCTGATCCAATTCACAGTATATCACTGTGAAGAACACCACCGCAAAAGGCAGAAAAAATAAGTTTAAAACGGGTATCGAAATCAAAAACATAAATAAGATTCCTCCAAGAAGGTAGGATAAAAATCCATGTCTCATATTTTGAAAACAAAGTCCAAATTCCAAATTATTTCTACTCCAAGAGTAGTCGATAAATGATATTGCGAGAATAAGGGCCCCTAGTAAGAAACTCACTGGAGGAAAGATAAAACCAATAATGATGTTGATAACTGATAAAAATATTACAAATGCAACTTTCTTTGCTTCGTTTTTAAAAACTTTTGGAAGCCCCTTCCAAAAGCCTTCTGAGTCCTTTGTTTCAATTGATGGTCGATAGATTTTCTCTACTCTTGAGCTAATTAAATCATTAAATGGAGCTGCAATAACGGATACGAAAATAAAGA encodes:
- a CDS encoding GNAT family N-acetyltransferase, whose protein sequence is MRSDQIPPSIDTSKIRQATFEDIISLARVHVDSWWETYKNIVSESYLYSLKYSDRAQMWARFIPRKEKKSGTFVITGSDGDVIGFCDYGIAREHEHGIEGEVYALYLLKKYHGQGIGKALLDAVKSEFKKHGIKAFYVCVLAANPFRDFYLRQGGEFIKSQMIEVGDRTLQEDLICFEL
- a CDS encoding EI24 domain-containing protein, which translates into the protein MFLKVPYLFFKSLDIMKSDKKIIMISVIPVVIGFICYYFLGSYIFGDLFKLGEQYLAEKFQVEGWVSTLLFSLISIMFAVLVNWTFFIFVSVIAAPFNDLISSRVEKIYRPSIETKDSEGFWKGLPKVFKNEAKKVAFVIFLSVINIIIGFIFPPVSFLLGALILAISFIDYSWSRNNLEFGLCFQNMRHGFLSYLLGGILFMFLISIPVLNLFFLPFAVVFFTVIYCELDQKNA